One genomic segment of Diceros bicornis minor isolate mBicDic1 chromosome 25, mDicBic1.mat.cur, whole genome shotgun sequence includes these proteins:
- the SSTR3 gene encoding somatostatin receptor type 3: MDTLSYPSSVPTTSEPGNTSSVWPLDVTLGNASSAPSTAGLAISGVLIPLVYLVVCVVGLLGNSLVIYVVLRHTASPSVTNIYILNLALADELFMLGLPFLAAQNALSYWPFGSLMCRLVMAVDGINQFTSIFCLTVMSVDRYLAVVHPTRSARWRTAPVARTVSVAVWVASAVVVLPVVVFSGVPRGMSTCHMQWPEPAAAWRAGFIIYTAALGFFGPLLVISLCYLLIVVKVRSAGRRVRAPSCQRRRCSERRVTRMVVAVVALFVLCWMPFYVLNIINVVCPLPEEPAFFGLYFLVVALPYANSCANPILYGFLSYRFQQGFRRVLLRPSRRVRSHEPPAGPPEKTEEDEEEDGEKGGEKGAGKPGERQEENSRVSQITQPGTSGQQQPPSGTAGKEQQFLPQEPSAGEKSGTLHISYL; encoded by the coding sequence ATGGACACCCTCAGCTATCCTTCATCAGTGCCCACGACCTCGGAACCTGGGAACACCTCCTCAGTCTGGCCCCTGGATGTCACCCTGGGAAATGCGTCCTCAGCCCCGAGCACAGCAGGGCTGGCCATCAGCGGTGTTCTGATCCCACTGGTCTACCTGGTGGTGTGCGTGGTGGGCCTGCTGGGCAACTCGCTGGTCATCTACGTGGTCCTGCGGCATACGGCCAGCCCGTCGGTCACCAACATCTACATCCTCAACCTGGCGCTGGCCGACGAGCTCTTCATGCTGGGCCTGCCCTTCCTGGCTGCCCAGAACGCCCTGTCCTACTGGCCCTTCGGCTCCCTCATGTGCCGCCTGGTCATGGCCGTGGACGGCATCAACCAGTTCACCAGCATCTTCTGCCTCACCGTCATGAGCGTGGATCGCTACCTGGCCGTGGTGCACCCCACCCGCTCTGCCCGCTGGCGCACGGCGCCCGTGGCCCGCACGGTCAGCGTGGCTGTCTGGGTGGCCTCAGCCGTGGTGGTGCTGCCCGTGGTGGTCTTCTCGGGCGTGCCCCGTGGCATGAGCACCTGCCACATGCAGTGGCCCGAGCCGGCGGCGGCCTGGCGAGCTGGCTTCATCATCTACACGGCCGCGCTGGGCTTCTTTGGGCCGCTGCTGGTCATCTCTCTCTGCTACCTGCTCATCGTGGTCAAAGTGCGCTCTGCCGGCCGGCGGGTGCGGGCACCCTCGTGCCAGCGGCGGCGGTGCTCCGAGCGCAGGGTCACACGCATGGTGGTGGCCGTGGTGGCGCTCTTCGTCCTCTGCTGGATGCCCTTCTACGTGCTCAACATCATCAACGTGGTGTGCCCGCTGCCCGAGGAGCCTGCCTTCTTCGGCCTCTACTTCCTGGTGGTGGCACTGCCCTATGCCAACAGCTGCGCCAACCCCATCCTTTACGGGTTCCTCTCCTACCGCTTCCAGCAGGGCTTCCGCCGGGTCCTGCTGCGGCCTTCCCGCCGGGTGCGCAGCCACGAGCCCCCTGCGGGGCCTCCGGAGAAGACCGAGGAGGACGAGGAAGAGGATGGAGAgaagggtggggagaagggggcagggaagccaggggagaggcaggaggagaacAGCCGGGTCAGCCAGATCACACAGCCCGGCACCAGCGGGCAGCAGCAGCCGCCCAGCGGCACGGCTGGCAAAGAGCAGCAGTTCCTACCCCAGGAGCCCTCAGCTGGGGAGAAGTCAGGCACGCTGCACATCAGCTATCTGTAG